In the genome of Streptomyces sp. Tu 3180, the window GCCGGCAGGTAGCGGGCGGCCGCCTCGATCCCGGCCAGCGACGGCAGCGTGTGCGGCAGCAGCGCCTCCTGCAGCCCGTGCGCGAGCCGGTGCTTGGTGTCGTAGAGCAGGGCCCGCTCCAGCGCCTGGGCGATCAGCCCGGCCAGGGAGGTGAGCACCGCCCGCTCCTCCGTCGCGAAGTGGTGCGGTGCCGAGTACGACAGCACGCACGTCCCCACCGGGCGCCCCGAGGCGATCAGCGGCAGGTACGCCCACGCGGAGAACTCGGAGGGGTTCACGAGCAGCGCCGGATACAGGCGCTCGATCTCCTCACGGGTCCCGAAGAACGCGGGCACGCCGGTGCGCAGCACCTGGCTGCCCGGGATCGGCTCCGACAGCGGCCTCCCGTCGAACCGCTCCACGACCTGCGGATCCGCGTAACCGCGGTGCCCCAGCACCCGCAGCCGGCCCGCCCGTGAACCGAGGACCACCAGCCCCTGGCTGCCCACCGCCGGCGCGATCTCGTCCGCGACCAGCTGCACCACGTCCTGCACCCCGACCGCCTCGGTCAGCGCACCGGCCAGGCTCAGCACCTGGGAGATGGTGACCAGACGCGTCGAGGTGGGCCCGGGCCGCGGCGCGGTGCGGTTCATCTCCGTCACCGCGCGCGCCCGGCTGATGCGGACGCTCAGCCCGGTCGTGCTCGGGTACAGCCGGAAGGACAGCCACTCGCCGGGCGGACGCAGCGCCACGAAGGAGGTGACGTGCTGGCTGAACAGCGCGGCCCGGTACCGGTCCTCGTACACGGGATCGTTCAGCCACGGCACCGACGCCCACAGATGGGCGCCGAGCAGCCGGGCGACCGGGACGCCCAGCAGCTCGGCCGCGGCGGCGTTGGCGAAGCCGACCCGCCCGTGCACGTCGAGCGAGCACAGGCCGTACGGCAGCCGCGACACCATCCGCGCCGCCTCCACCGTGCCGAGCGTGCCGGCCACGCCCCCCACCAGCGGTGCGGCCACCAGGTCCGGTTCGGGCGGCAGGGGCAGACTCTGCTCGGCGGCCCGCTCCAGCCGCACCGCCAGCCGGTCGCAGGCGGCGGTCAGGTGATCGCGCTCCCGGTCGGACAGCTCCTGCGGGTGGGTGCCGGGCCAGGTCACGAAGACCGCGCCGTACGCCCTGGTCGCGGTCGCCACCGGCAGCGCCGCCAGCGAGAAGGGGTACGGCAGCACCACGGCGATCCGGGGATAGCGGCGCGCCATCTCCTCCTCGCCGCCGACCCAGACCAGCCGCCGCTCGCGCACCGCGTCCGACACCGGGATCGGGGCGCTCAGGCCCACCCGCTCCCACGGAGCCGCGAACGCGCGGGGGAGTCCGGCCATCACCGCCATCTCCAGCACGGGGTGGTCCGGCGAGAGCAGGTACACCGCCCCCGAGTGGGCGTGCACCTCGTCCATCATCGAGGCCAGCGTCAGGGACAGCATCGGACGGCCGACCGGCGTCCTCGCACCCGCCGGCGCCCGCGCGGACGTCTGCCCCTCGGACACGCCGACCACCTCCTCGCACGGCCGTGCCACCGCCCCCGGGACCCAATCTCCTCCCTGCCGGGCCGTCGCGCACCGCGAGCGGCGGGGAACGGCGCGGAACGGGGTCGTGCGCCCGGGCCGCGGACGCCTCGCCGCCCGCTCCGGAGGGCGGCGCCCCACCCGTCACCTCCCGCCCCGGCACCGCGCCGCGGGCGCCGGGAGGAGTCCCCCCCCGGGGGGCGTGCCACAGGGCGGAGCGCCGCCCCACGCGCGGGCGACGCGTGACGCGCGCCCGCCGCTCCTGTGAGCGGCCCCGGACCGCTCACAGGGGCTGCGCAGGGGTCCCATAAGCGCTGTAATGGCCAACGTGGTCGGTGAGGGCGCTGCGGGACGCAGCACGAGAACGCTGCGTGCGGAAGGCGCTCTGAGGGCGATCGCGGCCGACCGGGAAACCCCCGAGCGGACGCGCAGGGTCCTGGAGCAGGTCCTCGTCTTCGCCGGCGCGGCGTTCGCCGCCGTGTACACGCCCGGTGCGGACGGTGAGCTGCTGTGCCTCGTGGAGTCCGTCGGAGTGCCGAGGACCCTGTGCGGGGTGCGCGACAGCTATCCCGTCGCCGGGCGTTCCCCGGCGGCCGAGGCCCACCGGAGCGGGCGGCCGGTGTGGCTCGGTCCGGAGGACCTCGCCGCGCAGGCCCAGTCGCGGCGCGTGCCGAGCCGCGCCTTCTTCCTGGCGGCCCTGCCCCTGCGCGGCGGCGGCTGCCTGCTCGCGGTGAGCGAGCACCCCGGCGGTTTCGACGCCGACGACCGCCTCAGCCTCGATCTCGTCGCCGACCGGCTCGCCTTCCCCGCGGTACCCGCGGCCGTCGACGGCGGTGACCTGCCGCCGGGCGCCTTCAGCCTGGCCATGGACACCGGCCGGGTCCGGGTGGGCGAGGACATCCTGGACCTGTTCGGCCTCGACCCGGACGACTTCGACGGACGGGTGGAGACGCTGCTGGGCCTGACCGTGCCGGAGGACCTGCCCTCGCTGATGTCCGTGGTCGAGGCCGACCACATGTCGATCGGCGAGCGGGAACTGGAGTTCCGGGTGCTGCAGCCCGCCGGCCCGCCCAGGTGGCTGCGGCTGCGCGGCCGGCTGATACCCGGCGGCGAGGGACGCCCGGCCCGCCTCGTGGGCTCCGTAGCCGACGCCTCCACGCTGCGCTCCGACATCACGGACGTCGCCCGGGTCCAGCGGCTCGCCGCCGCGCTGGCCACCGCGGTCACCGTGCACGACGTCGGCAAGGCCGTGGTCGCCGCGCTGCGCCGGCCGCTGCGGGCCGACCGGATCGCGCTCGCCGAGCTGGAGAGCGACCGGCTCGTCGTCACCGTCCTCGACCCGCCGGAGCCGGAGGCGTGGCCGCAGCTGTGGCGCGCGGAGTGGCGCACCGAGTGGCCCGACGCGCCCGTGCGCACCATGCCCACCCTCGCCGCCGCGCTGCGCGAGGGCCGCGCCGCCCTGTGGCCCGAGGGCTCCCCCCTGGAGACCGCCCTCGCCGAGGTCGGCCCGGGCGGCCTGGCCGTGCTGCCGCTGCCCGCCGGGAACCGCATGGCCGGCGCCTGTCTGATCGGCTGGGACGCCCCGCACGACTTCGGCGCCGACGAGCGCGCCCTGCTCACGGCGGCCGCCGGACTCGCCGGACAGGCGCTGATGCGGGCCCGCGCCTTCGACGCCGAGCACGAGCTGGTCGGCATGCTCCAGCGCCAGCTGCTGCCGCGCCGCCTGCCCCGGCTGCCGGGCGCGGTCGCGGTCGCCCGCTACCTGCCCAGCACGGCCGGTCTGGAGCTCGGCGGTGACTGGTACGACGTGATCCCGCTGCCGGACAACCACGTCGCCCTCGTCATCGGCGACGTCCAGGGCCACAGTGCCGGCGCCGCCACCCTCATGGGCCAGATGCGCACCGCGCTGCGCGCCTACGCCGTCGAGGGCCACCCCCCGGACGTGGTGGTGTCCCGCGCCAACCGGCTGCTCGTCGACATGGAGACCGACCTCTTCGCCACCTGTTGCTATGTCGACATCGACATGGAGGAGGGGTTCGCCTGGTACGTACGCGCCGGACACCTGCCGCCGGTGGTGCGCCACCCGGACGGCTCCACCGAGACCATGGAGGCCGAGGGCGGCCCGCCGCTCGGGGTGATGGCCCAGGCCGAGTTCCCCATGAGCCCGATCAGGCTCCGGCCCGGCACGATGGTCGCCCTCACCACGGACGGCCTGGTGGAGTCCGCCGACACCGACATCGACGAGGGCATGGACCGCCTCGCCCGGCACCTGTCCGCCGCCGATCCCGCCCACCCGGGGCTCGTCGCGGACGCCCTGCTCGGCGACGCCCCGCGCAGTGACGACGTCGCCCTGCTGCTCGTGCGGTACGACGGCATGGCCACGCGCCCGCTGCGGGAGAGCTGGACGGTGTGGCGGGTGCCCCAGGCGGTCGGGCACGCCCGCCGCTTCGCCCGGCGCACCCTGCGCTCCTGGGGGGTGACCGAGGACCTCGACGCGGCG includes:
- a CDS encoding SpoIIE family protein phosphatase, with the translated sequence MSEGQTSARAPAGARTPVGRPMLSLTLASMMDEVHAHSGAVYLLSPDHPVLEMAVMAGLPRAFAAPWERVGLSAPIPVSDAVRERRLVWVGGEEEMARRYPRIAVVLPYPFSLAALPVATATRAYGAVFVTWPGTHPQELSDRERDHLTAACDRLAVRLERAAEQSLPLPPEPDLVAAPLVGGVAGTLGTVEAARMVSRLPYGLCSLDVHGRVGFANAAAAELLGVPVARLLGAHLWASVPWLNDPVYEDRYRAALFSQHVTSFVALRPPGEWLSFRLYPSTTGLSVRISRARAVTEMNRTAPRPGPTSTRLVTISQVLSLAGALTEAVGVQDVVQLVADEIAPAVGSQGLVVLGSRAGRLRVLGHRGYADPQVVERFDGRPLSEPIPGSQVLRTGVPAFFGTREEIERLYPALLVNPSEFSAWAYLPLIASGRPVGTCVLSYSAPHHFATEERAVLTSLAGLIAQALERALLYDTKHRLAHGLQEALLPHTLPSLAGIEAAARYLPATQGMEIGGDFYDLVPTRGTAAAVIGDVQGHNVTAAGLMGQVRTAVRAYTAVGQPPEEVMRSTNRLLLDLGSELFASCLYLRLDPARGRAVMSRAGHPPPLLRRPDGRVRVLDLAGGPLLGIVGPAAYPSTEVAFSPGSLLVLYTDGLVESPGTDFEDALADLGRRLTDLGDRPLDDLADALVRHAADAEGRLDDIALLLLRALPRG
- a CDS encoding SpoIIE family protein phosphatase produces the protein MANVVGEGAAGRSTRTLRAEGALRAIAADRETPERTRRVLEQVLVFAGAAFAAVYTPGADGELLCLVESVGVPRTLCGVRDSYPVAGRSPAAEAHRSGRPVWLGPEDLAAQAQSRRVPSRAFFLAALPLRGGGCLLAVSEHPGGFDADDRLSLDLVADRLAFPAVPAAVDGGDLPPGAFSLAMDTGRVRVGEDILDLFGLDPDDFDGRVETLLGLTVPEDLPSLMSVVEADHMSIGERELEFRVLQPAGPPRWLRLRGRLIPGGEGRPARLVGSVADASTLRSDITDVARVQRLAAALATAVTVHDVGKAVVAALRRPLRADRIALAELESDRLVVTVLDPPEPEAWPQLWRAEWRTEWPDAPVRTMPTLAAALREGRAALWPEGSPLETALAEVGPGGLAVLPLPAGNRMAGACLIGWDAPHDFGADERALLTAAAGLAGQALMRARAFDAEHELVGMLQRQLLPRRLPRLPGAVAVARYLPSTAGLELGGDWYDVIPLPDNHVALVIGDVQGHSAGAATLMGQMRTALRAYAVEGHPPDVVVSRANRLLVDMETDLFATCCYVDIDMEEGFAWYVRAGHLPPVVRHPDGSTETMEAEGGPPLGVMAQAEFPMSPIRLRPGTMVALTTDGLVESADTDIDEGMDRLARHLSAADPAHPGLVADALLGDAPRSDDVALLLVRYDGMATRPLRESWTVWRVPQAVGHARRFARRTLRSWGVTEDLDAALLAVSELVTNALVHTDGQVRLDLTLINDRLRLAVADASPRTPVKPTSINWEATGGRGILLVEAVAAAWGTLPVSGGKQVWAEFVLRG